One Pyxicephalus adspersus chromosome 3, UCB_Pads_2.0, whole genome shotgun sequence genomic window carries:
- the SMIM5 gene encoding small integral membrane protein 5, with protein sequence MSSQDIKQEMAKMGEKLLIKLKQIPQGDTVEIISFTIILVFIVAVLVIAIVACSGCCCANKKHRTVRVQPKGEV encoded by the exons ATGTCCTCTCAAGATATAAAACAAGAGATGGCGAAAATGGGGGAAAAACTTCtaataaaattaaagcaaatccCTCAGGGAGACACTGTGGAAATTATTTCATTCACCATCATCCTTGTTTTTATAG TGGCAGTGTTGGTGATTGCCATCGTAGCTTGTTCTGGCTGTTGTTGCGCCAATAAGAAGCATCGCACAGTTCGGGTTCAGCCAAAAGGCGAGGTGTGA